The sequence GCAGACCTCTGGTTGCCGAGTTTCCTGTTGGCAAGTGTGCGACACAGGTATATCAGCGCTGCGGCAACGACGTGACAGCGGTGCGGCAACGCTGCGGGACGCCCCGGCTGTCCTCCTCGGGGCCGACATGATAGTCCCTATGGGAAGAACGATGTGACGCACGAGATAGGGAAAGGCTATCTGAGCACAGACTACCAAAGGCAGATCACCTCTCCCGTGCTGAGCCTCAGGAACCTATATGGTCTTGCCTGTTCCGCGACAGTCTGCGCGGGCTTAAGTCTGATGGGCCGCCCTGCCACTTCATAGACGATGTTTATCGTTCCTCGGAACCTCCGGTCGCCCACGTGCTCATACTGCATCCCGCCGACACGCCCGTACTCTGAGCCCTCACAAGGAATGAGCCGGGAGATCGCGTGACTCGGTAGGACGGTACGCGTCTCGAGCACTTCGTCGGACGAGAGGAGCATGTCTTCAGCATCAACAACCGCACGGAACCTCGGGAATGTGAGGCAGTAGGCGCTCCCTAGATACGTATGGTAACGTGACCTGTTTCCCTTGATCGACGCTGCGAGACTATCGAGACTATCCCCGGCATAGTACACACGGTAGTAAGGGTTCACGACTAGTTCTATGGCCGTTGGTCTGTTGAAGTTCTGGTCGCCGCCGAAAAGCCATCCCTTGCCGTGCATCGACATCTCCTGAGATACTGTCTGGACGCGAGAGAGCAACTGCAAGCCGAACCAGTTCTCTCCCTGAAGGCGCTCCAGCCCGAGTATGGACGCCAGTAGTCCGGACAGCACGGTGCGGGTTATGAACGGGTACGATGCGTGTGTCACCGTGGTGTCCGGCCTGCGGAAGTGGCCAATGCTGCCCCGGAGATCGAATATGAGAACCTGCAACGCGTGGTCACCCCCCTTCAACGACCTACGCGTGGGACTGTCCTACCATAACCTCGCCCGCTCTCCCGGCAGTTCTCCGGTCATGGACAGGCCGGGGTGCACCCAGTACCGGATACGCGCGATTTCTTCGCTAGAGCTCCTTAACACGTCCGCGAGCTCCGACACGTCAAGCGACACGTCGTCAAGCGAAGTGGGAGGCGTTCCGCCGAGCCATACGTCTCTTTCCGGCTTCAAGGCGATGTGATCCTCCAAGTACCCGATTCTGTAGAAAGGGTCCTTGTACTCTGTGTGTACCAGTAGGAGCGGCTGTTGGATGCCTCGGCCACGAGCCTGCCTATGCTGAGTGCCTTTCCAAAGGCCCTCGAGGAGCAATTCAACATCCTGATCCGTCATCCCTGTGTCCTTCGCGATGGTGGCGTTTATGACCCCAGGCATCGCAAACACAGCGAACGGCAGTATGTACGTCGTCCAGATCGTTCCCTGAGCTTTGCCGCTTTCTTCGCCTGCGTCCGTGGCCTTTGCGTCTTGGCTCGGCATCACGACCGTCCCTTGTACGTATTTCGTTTCAACCGGGTGCAACGAATGGGCCCAGCCAAACTGCACTGGTCCAGTTTTGTGGAAGCTTGCTCCCTCCACACTGTACACTGCGCCGAAGACGCGCACATCAAACGCTGCTTTCAGCAGTGCATCTCGGACATCGGCCTCGGCGCCAAGCCCGGCTCGCTCGACCAAGGTCTTGGCCAGGCTTTCGCGACCAAGGAGTTT is a genomic window of Bacillota bacterium containing:
- the cas5 gene encoding CRISPR-associated protein Cas5 is translated as MQVLIFDLRGSIGHFRRPDTTVTHASYPFITRTVLSGLLASILGLERLQGENWFGLQLLSRVQTVSQEMSMHGKGWLFGGDQNFNRPTAIELVVNPYYRVYYAGDSLDSLAASIKGNRSRYHTYLGSAYCLTFPRFRAVVDAEDMLLSSDEVLETRTVLPSHAISRLIPCEGSEYGRVGGMQYEHVGDRRFRGTINIVYEVAGRPIRLKPAQTVAEQARPYRFLRLSTGEVICLW
- a CDS encoding type I CRISPR-associated protein Cas7 is translated as MSSVRSGEILFVKCVKDGIPNRDPLNDSDARRIFGEEDGRISLSDVSIKRDVRDYVLAKHPDGGPDKRWFVFCREERKEDGKLLGRESLAKTLVERAGLGAEADVRDALLKAAFDVRVFGAVYSVEGASFHKTGPVQFGWAHSLHPVETKYVQGTVVMPSQDAKATDAGEESGKAQGTIWTTYILPFAVFAMPGVINATIAKDTGMTDQDVELLLEGLWKGTQHRQARGRGIQQPLLLVHTEYKDPFYRIGYLEDHIALKPERDVWLGGTPPTSLDDVSLDVSELADVLRSSSEEIARIRYWVHPGLSMTGELPGERARLW